The following are from one region of the Corylus avellana chromosome ca1, CavTom2PMs-1.0 genome:
- the LOC132171096 gene encoding putative disease resistance RPP13-like protein 1: MAVGEIFLAAFLQVLFEKLMSPELLKFARRYKGLREKMEKLEKTLSRIEDVLDDADQKQHTERAVKRWLDDLRDLAYDAEDILDEFATEALLHELKGENQASTSKVRNLIPTCCTGLTPHALKINIRLQSKFTEITNRFNDLVIQKDELRLLKATADGRSYRKAGTMASTSVVPEPHVYGRDSDKEALFELLLSEKCRNAQLSVIPILGMGGIGKTTLAQDLFNDKKVEGLFDLKSWACVSEDFDAERVTKTILQSLTSENCNGKDQNWLLVKLKEKLEGKKFLVVLDDLWNEKYHDWTILRAPFLTGALGSTIVITTRNEGVSSMTGTVPAYPLPVLSNNACLSLFTQHALGASDFSAHPNLQDIGEEMVKRCKGLPLAAKTLGGLLRTKRDRDGWKGVLESKIWNILEEKNEFVPALMLSYHHLPSHLKRCFAYCSILPKDYEFEKQQLVLLWMGEGLIQQQEGDEQMEDLGSRYFCDLLSRSFFQQSSTEKSRFVMHDLINDLAQWVAKDICFRMEDRIEGINKGQISKKVRHLSYLGDYFDGPKRFEVFSELTCLRTFMPLMLPRMGGRYLTHDVPLKLLSKLLRLRVLSLSGYCIVELPNSIGDLKHLRYLDLSYTNIRGLPESTTTLRNLHTLILEECHYLKELPLKLGNLVSLRHLNILNANRLEGLPPQIGKLTCLQTLSNVIVGKGNCFTLKELGSLLHLRGPLIISQLENVVESRDAKSIEKLDLSALCLEWSRNIDESKDRTSELEILNMLHPNKSLKELAIKCYGGIEFSTWLKGNSFPNMLLLRIENCRKCTSLPAVSQLPLLKHLFIKGMAAVKNVGHEFNGEGCSQAFRSLETLHFEDMEEWENWSPNGEFPHLRELSIKNCPKLLGTLPNHLPSLQNIVIERCEQLVVPISSFPELCKLEIEELEGVVRNGKVDFTSLDSKSLSTILKFRCPIEGFMNVEDLTIDNCEERMPFWSNDVGLLQPLPRLRNLWVVGCQKLVSLVAEEVKEQPQQGMPSTRSPIESLPKAVVYNSMFLERIEIYGCDSLTHIAIGQLPPTLKRLVIRYCNNMVILVDEDDTNSSSSITSLLEFLLIDTCPSLKSLKTSSEEFPATLKDLRIGNCEMLESVAKTFHHSSSLEEIYIWDCENLKSLLMGIHSLSHLQHIQIWRCSTLVSFPDGGLLPRNLRKLWIRDCKNMQALPNSTHNITSLQELCIENCPGIVSFPDEGFSPNLTSLKVKDCNITEALLEWGLHRLTSLQHLEISGGCPHLESFQEMMLPASLTTLIIINFPNLKYLSSKGLRYLSSLQTLRIGRCEKLMSFPDDGLPPSLLELRIFFCEKFTSFPEDGLPPTLQQLHIENCPLLKERCKKDQGRDWNRIAHIPCVSIDCKFIYDPEDENQTLGEMDPCFFYFDS, encoded by the coding sequence ATGGCAGTAGGAGAGATTTTCCTTGCTGCGTTCCTCCAAGTGTTGTTTGAAAAACTGATGTCTCCGGAGTTGCTGAAGTTTGCACGTAGATACAAGGGACTTCGAGAAAAGATGGAAAAGTTGGAGAAAACGTTGTCAAGAATTGAGGACGTGCTTGATGATGCGGACCAGAAGCAACATACTGAGAGGGCAGTGAAACGGTGGCTGGATGATCTTAGAGACTTGGCTTACGATGCGGAGGATATACTTGATGAGTTCGCCACGGAAGCTTTGCTACACGAATTGAAGGGAGAAAATCAAGCCAGCACAAGTAAGGTACGCAACCTCATACCTACTTGTTGTACTGGTTTGACTCCACATGCTCTTAAGATCAACATTAGGCTACagtcaaagttcactgaaattaCCAATCGATTCAACGATCTGGTGATTCAGAAAGATGAATTGAGATTATTGAAAGCAACTGCCGATGGGAGGTCATATAGGAAAGCAGGGACTATGGCATCAACTTCTGTAGTGCCTGAGCCGCATGTTTATGGCAGGGACAGTGATAAAGAGGCTCTATTTGAACTGTTGCTGAGTGAAAAATGTAGGAATGCTCAACTCTCAGTGATTCCTATACTCGGTATGGGGGGTATAGGAAAGACAACTCTTGCCCAGGATTTATTCAATGATAAAAAAGTGGAAGGCCTTTTTGATCTAAAATCATGGGCTTGTGTTTCTGAAGATTTCGATGCTGAGAGAgtcacaaaaacaattttacaatctCTAACCTCTGAGAATTGTAATGGCAAAGATCAAAATTGGTTGCTAGTCAAACTCAAGGAGAAACTAGAAGGCAAGAAGTTCCTAGTGGTTTTGGATGATCTTTGGAATGAGAAATACCATGATTGGACTATCCTACGTGCTCCTTTCCTAACAGGGGCTCTGGGAAGTACAATTGTCATCACAACTCGCAATGAGGGAGTTTCATCAATGACAGGCACCGTCCCAGCTTACCCTTTGCCTGTGTTATCAAATAATGCTTGTTTGTCTTTATTTACCCAACATGCATTGGGGGCAAGCGATTTTAGTGCGCATCCAAACCTTCAAGATATTGGCGAGGAAATGGTTAAAAGGTGTAAAGGCTTGCCTTTGGCGGCAAAAACCCTCGGAGGCCTCCTACGCACTAAACGGGATCGTGATGGGTGGAAGGGTGTATTGGAGAGCAAGATTTGGAATATacttgaagagaaaaatgaatttgtTCCAGCTCTTATGTTGAGCTATCACCACCTGCCTTCACATTTAAAGAGATGCTTTGCGTATTGTTCAATACTTCCCAAGGACTATGAATTTGAAAAGCAGCAACTAGTTCTATTATGGATGGGAGAAGGTCTAATTCAGCAACAAGAAGGGGATGAGCAAATGGAAGATTTGGGTAGCCGGTATTTTTGCGATCTATTATCAAGGTCCTTTTTCCAACAATCAAGTACAGAGAAATCACGATTTGTGATGCATGACCTCATCAACGATTTGGCTCAGTGGGTTGCAAAAGATATATGCTTTAGAATGGAAGATAGAATTGAGGGCATCAACAAAggacaaatttctaaaaaaGTTCGGCATTTGTCATACCTGGGTGACTATTTTGACGGCCCTAAAAGGTTTGAGGTTTTTTCTGAACTCACGTGTCTACGTACCTTCATGCCTCTTATGCTACCTAGGATGGGGGGCCGTTATTTGACTCATGATGTTCCTCTTAAATTGCTGTCGAAATTACTACGTTTAAGAGTGCTCTCTTTGAGTGGGTACTGCATAGTTGAGCTACCGaattcaattggtgatttaaaGCATCTACGATACCTTGACCTTTCTTACACTAATATTAGAGGCTTGCCTGAATCAACAACCACTCTTCGCAACTTACATACATTGATATTGGAAGAATGTCATTATCTAAAGGAATTGCCTTTAAAGTTGGGGAACCTAGTCAGCTTGCGCCACCTCAACATTCTCAATGCAAATAGACTGGAAGGACTGCCTCCTCAAATAGGTAAATTAACCTGTCTCCAAACATTGTCTAATGTAATTGTGGGAAAAGGCAATTGTTTCACGTTAAAAGAGCTAGGTTCTTTGTTGCATCTTCGAGGGCCACTCATCATCTCACAATTGGAGAATGTCGTTGAATCCAGGGATGCTAAGTCAATTGAAAAGCTCGATCTTTCTGCATTGTGTTTGGAATGGAGTCGGAACATTGATGAGTCAAAAGACAGAACAAGCGAATTAGAGATACTTAACATGCTACATCCAAACAAGTCTTTGAAAGAGCTAGCTATTAAGTGCTATGGTGGTATAGAATTTTCAACTTGGTTAAAAGGTAATTCATTTCCTAATATGTTGCTCCTAAGGATTGAAAATTGTAGAAAGTGCACATCATTGCCAGCAGTCAGCCAACTACCATTACTCAAACACCTTTTCATTAAAGGCATGGCCGCTGTGAAGAATGTTGGTCATGAATTTAATGGGGAAGGTTGCTCACAAGCCTTTAGATCTTTGGAGACTTTGCATTTCGAGGATATGGAAGAATGGGAGAATTGGAGCCCTAATGGAGAGTTCCCGCACCTGCGTGAGCtttctattaaaaattgtcCCAAGCTGTTGGGGACGTTACCAAACCACCTTCCTTCACTACAAAATATTGTTATTGAAAGATGTGAGCAATTGGTCGTTCCAATCTCAAGCTTTCCGGAGCTTTGCAAACTAGAAATTGAAGAATTAGAAGGGGTGGTGCGCAATGGTAAGGTGGACTTCACCTCACTAGACTCTAAGTCtttatcaacaattttgaaattcaGATGTCCAATAGAAGGGTTTATGAATGTAGAAGATTTAACGATTGACAATTGTGAGGAGCGAATGCCTTTTTGGTCAAATGATGTTGGATTACTACAACCCCTCCCCCGTCTTCGTAATTTGTGGGTTGTGGGATGTCAAAAACTAGTTTCTTTGGTGGCAGAAGAAGTAAAAGAGCAGCCACAACAGGGTATGCCATCCACACGCAGTCCCATAGAATCTTTGCCAAAGGCAGTGGTGTACAACAGCATGTTTCTTGAGCGTATAGAAATTTATGGATGTGATTCGCTGACGCACATTGCAATAGGCCAGCTACCTCCAACTCTAAAGCGCCTAGTGATACGTTATTGCAATAATATGGTGATTTTGGTGGACGAGGATGATACCAACAGCAGCAGTAGCATCACATCTCTTCTTGAGTTCTTACTTATTGACACGTGTCCATCCTTAAAATCCTTAAAGACATCTAGCGAAGAATTTCCTGCAACACTTAAAGACCTCCGCATTGGCAATTGTGAAATGCTAGAGTCAGTGGCGAAAACGTTCCATCACAGCTCATCTcttgaagaaatttatatttgGGATTGTGAAAACCTTAAATCCTTACTCATGGGCATACACAGCCTTAGCCATCTACAACATATTCAGATTTGGAGATGCTCAACTCTAGTTTCCTTCCCGGACGGAGGGTTGCTTCCTCGCAACCTTAGAAAGCTGTGGATTCGAGATTGTAAGAATATGCAGGCCCTACCCAACTCCACACACAACATCACCTCTCTTCAAGAATTGTGTATAGAAAATTGTCCAGGCATTGTATCCTTTCCGGACGAAGGTTTTTCCCCCAACTTAACATCACTTAAAGTCAAAGATTGCAACATAACTGAGGCCTTGCTTGAGTGGGGATTGCACAGACTTACCTCTCTTCAACATCTTgaaattagtggtggatgtccgCATCTGGAATCCTTTCAAGAAATGATGCTGCCTGCCTCTCTAACCACCCTCATCATCATAAACTTCCCGAATTTGAAATACTTATCTTCCAAAGGCCTTCGATACCTCTCCTCTCTTCAAACTCTGAGAATTGGTCGGTGCGAAAAGCTGATGTCCTTTCCAGATGATGGTCTGCCTCCCTCACTCTTGGAACTTCGCATCTTTTTCTGTGAAAAGTTCACATCCTTTCCAGAGGATGGTCTGCCTCCCACACTCCAGCAACTTCATATTGAAAACTGTCCTCTGTTGAAAGAACGCTGCAAGAAAGATCAAGGACGAGACTGGAACAGGATAGCCCACATTCCTTGCGTTAGCATTGATTGTAAGTTCATCTATGACCCAGAAGACGAGAATCAGACCTTGGGTGAAATGGACCCatgcttcttttattttgattcgTAA